One window from the genome of Burkholderia sp. FERM BP-3421 encodes:
- a CDS encoding alpha/beta fold hydrolase has translation MTENFENWFDRLRSDTLDERDGIALLASLRDALRGSGARAAAVPGDRLDGARLPRFATPDWQARSYREERQVAPTFDAVLVVGEASLAADWREGLTAAFSPARILWIDTGAQPPEAAHEDPVPDAVAENARVAVLLIDDLAQDGTVGEADEPHRYLTRLLWAFALLRNLLARRIERCHLLHLTPLRHALPIAAAWHGLAKSVVLESPRFASGGVWLSDSDAARVTPELVARELSELMPARHRDIAWIDGRRCERVLVAHAHGAVAPTVGPLACGETVLITGGAGGLGLAIAERLTTDFALRVVLCGRRAAHALDDRQRDWLARHPTVRYVSADVSDPDQVRTLMAELGAATPLAAVFHAAGGSDDAPLRAKSLRAIRAVLAPKVLGTQWLDRHAIGLGVRYFVCFSSVASLAGSVGQADYASGNGFMDEYCRLRQAASDASGGCCYLSINWPYWREGGMRADPGRLERIAADSGLTSLGTVEGVDSLLALLARPAPQVAVLPGERARIDRAFLATQPPERPVARAEADDPASGLRELVARTLKMAPEAIDADTPFSEYGFDSILLTELASTIGRRYPGLELEVGVFLDHPTLRELNDWLRVRLADTSSDPDIARAARPDEVAPSQGDPLLDRLRALASTILKLPATDIDAETSWSTFGFDSISLNEFAVLIARDFRTGPLAADLFLSCATLAELAAHLAARVRATEPAHERAPARRVAVSALTNPGPVPDATEEIAIIGMAGRFPGASDLPDFWRNLVEDRHAVTEIPADRWRWQDYAAGAPGKTDCHYAAFLTAIDRFDAAHFSISPREAELMDPQQRLLLECAWEAFENAAIAPDSVRGRRIGLFFGAEKHDYLSLIADADVDIDPYINTGNAHAMLTNRVSYFFGLTGPSMTLNTACSSSMTAIHAAVASLRSGASEMALAGGVNILLSPGLFVLNRKMGMLTACDRIKPFDRDASGHLFGEGLGLVLLKPLRLALRDGDPVHGVIRAVDVTHGGHGRFLTAPHAPSHEALIRGVLHQAGASPADVDYLEAQGSGDASTDRMELETYHALYGDRAGGEPLPIGSVKGHIAHLGAASGVTALIKVLLCMSHDRLLPILHHRQINWPHDEPFAGRLLTAHAEWRPKWVDGCRVPRVAAVHNFGYGGVNGHLLVREYLRAPAVEARWPAVARLWVVSARTAAQLRQSVARLVAYLRDGGYRLHGQREPGVESIAFTLQTGRQPLNHRLALWIGDTFKVDGLRTALARLDAWLADGHGDAHLLTGVVTPASRVEPSPASDEAADDPLRIAARWISGAPINWTACYGDTRPARISLPVYPFAATRYWVASRKDGDGAAPQGGSTAPGAAPALAGVPSAARARPAAVLHPLLHRLIPADRALRFLSTFSGDEPFFRDHRVRSAAMLPGAAYCEMFIAAATLAMPESERCSAGFRLEHLVWTRPLVPSDGTADIAVTMEPAMTPARRAGIDGRDVFRLTVGDVRSNDAQPYAQAIVVPEQRDTMPVPPVVAVEQLAVYSRGTRIDGARLYRRFAELGFEYGPSHRCIDALFYDGDEVLARMRPYEPDTHGTGYLLAPGLLDSALQASIGFDPAALDANHDGYLDGRLSPLLPFALERLRCHRTSGLSEHVRWVRLRRRAGMAGNPVVKLDVDLLDADGHVCARLEGYSARRVKSEVAACAVPATRRDAAGTIPVPLPEPAVWRDEDGVRVYSCRFEPNDLYLRHHRIDGQALLPAVALLDLARVIADTLPRDEAAAALRISRATWQKPVFVGTPGRDAALRVAHRDGCWTATLESGNGMQGGVAPYAQCDLTWTADVPDADPLPDRARRAGAPLSKADVAQRFAGSLVRESGNVLGLPGGIRIIGCESSADTTWLTLACEDGNDDSAGGARSTAFGLLFAIVDLCGRDREAAGLAIPYGIDECLLYRAFPRQVRVEIRAASPGTSARTRVYDIRIADLEHRPVMQITRLTMVAPREAAAGPAASPTALTDDATLALQQCLREWVGELQKIDPDEIGLDDDLATFGLDSFSFTALSSRLNDRFAIDTMPTVFFEHGTVRALANGLLRTYPNLAAGLRDDGRVTRRDEPGPGAISPVSASLPRGPAGTDAIAIVGMAIRLPRAKTLDAFRRRLITPHEEASGLEAAASNRADTDKNGADAATQADRVPPAWFGADVEEGASGRGLVSVLETVWHLFEDAGMAPATLRGSDTEVYLGVSSRATAESDLPVALPASHAFSNRISFEFDFHGPSQAIDTGCSSSLAALARGAERLRQRRCGLVVVGGVNVIAPTCGGEARASDNMDGGIGMVLLKRLDDALRDGDRIHAVVAAVAENHGGRTLSLAAPSVEAQRELLIAAYRQAGVGAAGIGHIELHGAGTAVADTIECEALRDAFTELRGRQAVPREAPRCMLGAIGGRLGALGAAGGMAGVIKTALMLRHQTIAGHPPWLDTRLVDLEGSGLEAVGEAARPWPATHNAQPRCAGVSSFGATGANAHAVLLEHVAVPAHRPDGMSPPDSARLFLLSAHSETALRAQARALASHLARCASADDIMADARGQVLHDMAYTLQAGRDALPWRFGVVATTSDALQRQLRLFSDDPTEGCAALAEFRVAHVDPLRPDFSDDEDMQALVRQWLEKGKRMHVLRLWLDGVSIDWRAAYRTRPGALTDLPPYPFPSAVALHEAGTDCAVAAAQTPARAAGDLAVDVRIRRLLIGGPERHASIDGNSPADAEALMQRIRHVGELLGATLSVGDAYRYPNVDALRTALRDRERRAEAADGVAAAASGDPFARYYRMAFGEIDGFERALLELDDDVILDVLHNVSPGKPPLLLLAPMGCLGTAWLHQVREFAADYSIIVCHYPGHAASSGTAALLSAAGTLADVARLIWTALDRLGIGLPVHLVGWSMGGLVAECMTAVDPERVASMTLVNGLDAPGNGGLDRAMRELVHEVSTQVAPEVYRHFEGDHFAIKACYDASILDAYLRCASATTVKKDLAAPRFPVLVLAGGRDRVIPPEASRRLWERFDGAAFELLDEAGHYLPMTHADWFNERLRQHLEVTV, from the coding sequence ATGACCGAGAACTTCGAGAACTGGTTCGATCGACTGCGCAGCGACACGCTGGACGAGCGGGATGGGATCGCGTTGCTCGCGAGTCTGCGCGACGCGTTGCGCGGAAGTGGCGCCCGTGCCGCGGCCGTGCCAGGGGACCGTCTCGACGGGGCGCGTCTGCCGCGCTTCGCGACGCCGGATTGGCAGGCGCGATCGTATCGCGAGGAGCGGCAGGTGGCGCCGACGTTTGACGCGGTACTTGTGGTCGGCGAGGCCAGTCTCGCGGCCGACTGGCGAGAGGGACTGACCGCGGCCTTTTCGCCGGCGCGGATCTTATGGATCGACACCGGCGCGCAGCCGCCGGAGGCCGCGCACGAGGATCCCGTGCCCGATGCTGTGGCCGAGAACGCCCGCGTGGCAGTGCTGCTGATCGACGATCTCGCGCAGGATGGCACCGTGGGGGAGGCTGACGAGCCGCATCGTTATCTGACGCGCTTGCTCTGGGCATTCGCGTTGCTGAGGAACCTGCTCGCCCGGCGTATCGAGCGCTGCCATCTGCTGCATCTGACGCCACTGCGTCATGCGCTGCCGATCGCCGCCGCATGGCATGGGCTTGCCAAGAGTGTCGTGCTCGAAAGTCCCCGCTTTGCGAGCGGCGGTGTCTGGCTGTCCGACTCAGACGCGGCCCGCGTGACACCCGAGTTGGTCGCACGCGAGCTGTCCGAACTGATGCCCGCGCGCCATCGAGACATTGCATGGATCGACGGCCGGCGCTGTGAGCGCGTGCTGGTCGCCCACGCGCATGGCGCCGTCGCCCCGACAGTCGGACCGTTGGCGTGCGGCGAGACGGTTTTGATCACGGGAGGGGCGGGCGGACTCGGTCTCGCGATCGCGGAGCGGCTGACGACCGATTTCGCGCTGCGCGTCGTGCTGTGCGGCCGCCGCGCGGCTCACGCGCTGGATGACCGACAGCGCGACTGGCTCGCGCGGCATCCGACCGTGCGTTATGTGAGCGCCGACGTGAGCGACCCGGATCAGGTGCGCACGCTGATGGCGGAGCTCGGAGCGGCCACGCCGCTCGCCGCGGTCTTCCACGCGGCGGGCGGTAGTGACGACGCGCCGCTGCGTGCGAAGTCGTTGCGCGCGATCCGCGCGGTGCTCGCGCCGAAGGTGCTCGGCACGCAGTGGCTCGATCGCCACGCGATCGGCCTCGGTGTGCGCTACTTCGTTTGCTTTTCCTCGGTCGCGTCGCTGGCCGGCAGCGTGGGCCAGGCCGACTACGCCAGCGGCAACGGTTTCATGGACGAATACTGCCGGCTGCGGCAGGCGGCCAGCGATGCATCGGGCGGCTGTTGCTACCTCAGCATCAACTGGCCCTACTGGCGCGAGGGCGGCATGCGCGCCGATCCGGGCCGCCTCGAACGGATCGCGGCCGACAGCGGCCTCACGTCCCTCGGCACGGTCGAGGGTGTCGACAGCCTGCTGGCCCTCCTCGCGCGTCCGGCACCGCAGGTCGCCGTGCTGCCGGGCGAGCGTGCCAGGATCGACCGCGCGTTCCTGGCGACGCAGCCGCCGGAAAGGCCCGTCGCTCGCGCCGAGGCGGACGATCCGGCCTCGGGATTGCGCGAACTGGTTGCGCGGACGCTGAAGATGGCGCCGGAGGCGATCGATGCCGACACGCCGTTCAGCGAGTATGGCTTCGACTCGATCCTGTTGACGGAGCTGGCAAGCACCATCGGCCGTCGCTATCCGGGGCTGGAACTCGAAGTCGGCGTGTTCCTCGATCATCCCACGCTGCGCGAATTGAACGACTGGCTACGCGTTCGGCTGGCGGACACATCCTCGGATCCCGACATCGCGCGAGCCGCGCGACCGGACGAAGTGGCGCCGTCCCAGGGCGACCCATTGCTCGACAGGTTACGCGCGCTGGCCTCGACGATCCTGAAATTGCCGGCGACTGACATCGACGCCGAGACGTCATGGTCGACATTCGGCTTCGATTCGATCAGCCTCAACGAGTTCGCGGTATTGATTGCGCGTGATTTCCGGACCGGACCGCTCGCGGCGGATCTATTTCTGTCCTGCGCGACGCTCGCGGAGTTGGCTGCGCATCTCGCCGCGCGCGTACGCGCCACCGAGCCGGCGCACGAGCGGGCGCCGGCGCGCCGCGTGGCGGTGTCGGCGCTGACGAATCCCGGCCCCGTACCGGACGCGACCGAGGAAATCGCGATCATCGGCATGGCGGGGCGCTTTCCGGGCGCGAGCGATCTGCCCGATTTCTGGCGCAACCTCGTCGAGGATCGCCATGCTGTGACGGAGATTCCGGCGGACCGCTGGCGGTGGCAGGACTATGCGGCCGGCGCGCCGGGCAAGACCGATTGTCATTACGCGGCGTTCCTGACCGCGATCGACCGTTTCGACGCCGCGCACTTCAGCATTTCACCGCGCGAGGCGGAGTTGATGGACCCGCAGCAACGACTGTTGCTCGAATGCGCATGGGAGGCGTTCGAAAATGCGGCAATCGCGCCCGACTCGGTCCGCGGTCGAAGGATCGGACTATTCTTCGGCGCGGAGAAGCACGACTACCTGTCGTTGATCGCCGACGCGGACGTCGACATCGATCCCTACATCAACACCGGCAACGCCCACGCGATGCTGACCAACCGCGTCTCATACTTCTTCGGCCTCACCGGCCCCAGTATGACCTTGAATACCGCGTGCTCGAGTTCGATGACGGCGATCCACGCGGCGGTCGCGAGCCTGCGCAGCGGAGCATCCGAGATGGCGCTCGCGGGCGGCGTGAACATCTTGTTGAGCCCGGGGCTGTTCGTGCTGAACCGCAAAATGGGAATGTTGACCGCCTGCGACCGCATCAAACCGTTCGACCGCGATGCATCCGGTCATCTGTTCGGCGAGGGGCTCGGGCTGGTGCTGCTGAAGCCGCTGCGTCTTGCGTTGCGCGATGGGGATCCCGTGCATGGGGTGATTCGCGCGGTCGACGTGACGCACGGCGGCCATGGCCGATTTCTGACCGCGCCCCACGCGCCGTCGCACGAAGCGTTGATCCGGGGCGTCCTTCACCAGGCCGGCGCGTCGCCCGCCGACGTTGACTATCTGGAGGCGCAGGGCAGCGGCGACGCGTCCACCGACCGCATGGAGCTGGAGACCTACCACGCGCTGTACGGCGACCGGGCGGGCGGCGAGCCGCTACCCATCGGCAGCGTGAAGGGGCATATCGCTCACCTCGGCGCGGCGTCGGGCGTGACCGCACTGATCAAGGTGCTGCTCTGCATGAGCCACGACCGGCTGCTGCCGATTCTCCATCATCGCCAGATCAACTGGCCGCACGACGAGCCGTTCGCGGGCCGGCTGCTGACCGCGCATGCCGAATGGCGTCCGAAGTGGGTCGATGGATGCCGAGTGCCGCGCGTTGCCGCGGTACACAATTTCGGCTACGGCGGCGTGAACGGGCATCTGCTGGTACGTGAATATCTGCGAGCGCCGGCTGTCGAGGCGAGGTGGCCGGCCGTCGCGCGGCTTTGGGTGGTGTCAGCGCGCACGGCCGCGCAATTGCGGCAGAGCGTCGCGCGCCTCGTCGCCTACCTGCGCGACGGCGGATACCGGCTGCATGGTCAGCGTGAGCCCGGAGTCGAGTCGATCGCATTCACGCTGCAGACCGGCCGGCAGCCGCTCAATCATCGCCTCGCCTTGTGGATCGGCGATACTTTCAAGGTCGACGGGCTGCGCACGGCGCTCGCACGGCTCGACGCGTGGCTCGCGGACGGACACGGCGACGCGCATCTGCTGACCGGTGTCGTCACGCCCGCGAGCCGCGTCGAGCCCAGCCCGGCCAGCGACGAGGCAGCAGACGATCCCTTGCGCATCGCCGCGCGCTGGATCAGCGGCGCGCCGATCAATTGGACCGCCTGCTATGGCGACACGCGGCCCGCCCGGATCAGTCTGCCTGTCTATCCATTCGCCGCGACCCGGTACTGGGTGGCGTCCCGCAAAGACGGCGACGGAGCGGCTCCGCAGGGCGGCTCGACGGCGCCAGGCGCAGCCCCGGCTCTCGCCGGCGTGCCATCCGCTGCGCGTGCCCGGCCTGCAGCCGTCCTGCATCCGTTGTTGCATCGCCTGATCCCGGCCGATCGCGCGCTGCGTTTTCTCAGCACCTTTTCCGGCGACGAGCCGTTCTTTCGCGACCATCGTGTGCGGAGCGCCGCGATGCTCCCGGGTGCGGCGTATTGCGAAATGTTCATCGCGGCGGCGACACTCGCGATGCCGGAATCCGAACGGTGTTCGGCCGGATTCCGGCTCGAACACCTCGTTTGGACCCGTCCGCTTGTCCCGTCCGACGGTACGGCCGACATTGCGGTGACGATGGAGCCGGCTATGACGCCGGCTCGTCGTGCCGGCATAGACGGCCGCGATGTGTTTCGCTTGACCGTCGGCGATGTCCGCAGCAACGACGCGCAACCCTATGCCCAAGCCATCGTCGTGCCGGAGCAGCGCGACACGATGCCGGTTCCACCCGTCGTCGCAGTTGAGCAACTGGCCGTGTACTCGCGCGGTACACGGATCGACGGGGCACGGCTGTATCGGCGCTTTGCCGAATTGGGCTTCGAATATGGTCCGAGCCACCGGTGCATCGACGCGCTGTTCTACGACGGCGACGAAGTGCTGGCGCGCATGCGTCCGTACGAACCGGACACGCACGGCACGGGCTACCTGCTCGCTCCCGGCCTGCTCGACAGCGCTTTGCAGGCCTCGATCGGCTTTGATCCTGCAGCGCTCGACGCGAACCATGATGGTTACCTCGACGGCCGGCTGTCGCCGTTGCTGCCGTTTGCGCTGGAGCGACTGCGTTGCCATCGCACGTCCGGTCTGTCGGAACACGTGCGCTGGGTCAGGCTGCGACGGCGCGCGGGCATGGCCGGCAACCCGGTCGTGAAGCTCGATGTCGATCTGTTGGACGCCGACGGTCATGTCTGCGCGCGCCTGGAGGGGTACAGCGCGCGACGCGTGAAGTCGGAAGTCGCGGCTTGCGCCGTCCCCGCGACGCGTCGTGATGCGGCCGGCACGATACCGGTGCCGTTGCCCGAGCCTGCCGTTTGGCGCGACGAGGACGGTGTGCGCGTCTACTCCTGTCGTTTCGAACCGAATGACCTTTATCTGCGCCATCATCGGATCGATGGGCAAGCCCTGTTACCGGCGGTCGCGCTGCTCGATCTGGCGCGGGTCATCGCCGACACGCTGCCTCGCGACGAGGCTGCCGCGGCACTGCGCATCAGCCGGGCCACCTGGCAGAAGCCGGTATTCGTCGGTACGCCGGGGCGCGATGCAGCGCTACGCGTCGCCCACCGCGATGGCTGTTGGACGGCTACGCTGGAAAGCGGCAACGGCATGCAAGGAGGCGTGGCCCCCTATGCGCAATGCGATCTCACCTGGACCGCCGACGTTCCCGACGCCGACCCGTTGCCCGATCGCGCACGCCGTGCCGGCGCGCCGCTCAGCAAGGCGGACGTCGCCCAGCGCTTCGCTGGCTCGCTCGTCCGCGAATCGGGCAACGTCTTGGGCCTGCCGGGTGGAATCCGGATCATCGGTTGCGAGAGCAGCGCCGACACGACTTGGCTGACGCTAGCCTGTGAAGATGGAAACGACGACTCGGCCGGCGGCGCGCGCTCGACCGCGTTCGGCCTACTGTTCGCGATAGTCGACTTGTGCGGACGCGACCGTGAGGCGGCAGGACTCGCCATCCCCTACGGGATCGACGAATGCTTGCTGTACCGGGCCTTTCCCCGCCAGGTGCGGGTCGAGATCCGTGCAGCCTCACCGGGCACCAGTGCGCGCACGCGTGTCTACGACATCCGCATCGCCGATCTCGAGCATCGACCCGTGATGCAAATCACCCGGCTCACGATGGTCGCGCCGCGCGAAGCAGCGGCGGGTCCGGCCGCGAGCCCGACCGCTTTGACCGATGACGCGACGCTGGCACTGCAACAATGTCTGCGCGAATGGGTCGGCGAATTGCAGAAAATTGATCCGGACGAGATCGGACTCGATGACGATCTTGCGACGTTCGGTCTCGACTCGTTCAGCTTCACGGCGCTTTCAAGCCGTTTGAACGATCGTTTCGCGATCGACACGATGCCTACCGTATTTTTCGAGCATGGCACAGTCCGCGCACTGGCGAATGGCTTGCTGCGCACCTATCCGAACCTCGCGGCCGGTCTGCGAGACGACGGTCGCGTGACACGGCGGGACGAGCCGGGGCCAGGCGCGATCTCGCCGGTAAGCGCTTCATTGCCGCGAGGGCCGGCCGGAACCGACGCGATCGCGATCGTCGGCATGGCGATTCGTCTTCCACGGGCGAAAACGCTCGATGCATTCAGGCGGCGCCTGATCACGCCGCACGAGGAGGCGAGTGGCCTCGAGGCGGCTGCTTCGAATCGGGCCGATACGGATAAGAACGGCGCGGATGCGGCGACACAGGCCGATCGGGTCCCGCCAGCATGGTTCGGCGCCGACGTCGAGGAGGGGGCGTCCGGCCGGGGGCTCGTGTCGGTGCTCGAAACCGTCTGGCACCTGTTCGAGGACGCGGGAATGGCGCCGGCTACGCTGCGCGGTAGCGATACCGAGGTCTACCTGGGCGTCTCGTCGCGCGCGACGGCGGAGAGCGATCTGCCCGTTGCGTTGCCCGCATCGCATGCATTCTCGAACCGAATCTCGTTCGAATTTGATTTTCATGGCCCGAGTCAAGCTATCGATACGGGCTGCTCGAGCTCGTTGGCCGCGCTTGCGCGCGGTGCCGAACGCCTGAGGCAGCGGCGCTGCGGGCTCGTGGTCGTCGGCGGCGTGAATGTGATCGCGCCAACGTGCGGCGGGGAGGCTCGCGCATCGGACAACATGGACGGTGGGATCGGCATGGTCCTGCTGAAGCGTCTCGACGACGCGCTGCGCGATGGCGACCGGATTCATGCCGTGGTCGCCGCGGTCGCCGAGAACCATGGCGGACGTACGCTGTCCTTGGCCGCGCCGAGCGTCGAGGCACAGCGCGAATTGCTGATCGCGGCGTATCGTCAGGCGGGCGTCGGCGCGGCTGGGATAGGCCATATCGAATTGCATGGCGCCGGCACGGCGGTGGCCGACACGATCGAGTGCGAAGCGCTGCGCGACGCGTTCACCGAACTGCGGGGACGGCAAGCCGTGCCACGGGAGGCGCCGCGTTGCATGCTCGGCGCGATCGGCGGACGGCTTGGCGCACTCGGCGCGGCGGGTGGCATGGCCGGCGTGATCAAGACAGCGCTGATGCTGCGGCATCAAACAATCGCTGGCCATCCGCCATGGCTGGACACGCGCCTCGTCGATCTCGAAGGCAGCGGCTTGGAAGCGGTCGGCGAGGCGGCGCGGCCATGGCCCGCGACACACAATGCCCAGCCTCGCTGCGCGGGCGTCAGCAGTTTCGGCGCGACTGGCGCGAACGCGCATGCCGTGTTGTTGGAACATGTGGCGGTCCCGGCCCATCGCCCCGATGGGATGTCGCCGCCGGATTCGGCCCGCCTGTTCCTGCTGTCCGCGCACAGCGAAACCGCGCTGCGTGCGCAGGCTCGCGCGCTCGCGTCCCATCTCGCGCGGTGCGCGTCGGCGGACGACATCATGGCCGATGCGCGAGGGCAGGTGCTGCACGACATGGCGTACACCTTGCAGGCGGGACGCGACGCGCTACCGTGGCGCTTTGGCGTAGTGGCGACGACATCCGACGCGTTGCAACGACAGTTGCGGCTGTTCAGCGATGATCCAACGGAGGGGTGTGCGGCGCTCGCCGAATTCCGCGTGGCGCACGTCGATCCGCTCCGCCCTGACTTCTCCGACGACGAGGATATGCAGGCGCTGGTACGGCAATGGCTTGAGAAAGGGAAACGGATGCACGTGCTGCGTCTCTGGCTCGATGGCGTCTCAATCGATTGGCGAGCAGCCTACCGTACGCGCCCGGGTGCACTGACCGACCTGCCGCCGTATCCGTTCCCGAGCGCGGTGGCGCTACACGAAGCCGGCACGGACTGCGCCGTTGCCGCGGCTCAGACGCCGGCTCGTGCGGCGGGCGATCTCGCGGTCGACGTACGCATACGTCGCCTGCTCATCGGCGGACCGGAACGCCACGCGTCCATTGACGGGAATTCGCCCGCCGATGCAGAGGCGCTCATGCAACGCATTCGCCACGTGGGCGAGTTGCTCGGCGCCACGTTGAGTGTCGGCGATGCTTACCGGTACCCCAATGTCGACGCGCTGCGCACCGCCTTGCGCGATCGTGAACGGCGCGCGGAGGCTGCGGATGGAGTCGCGGCCGCGGCTTCCGGCGATCCGTTCGCGCGCTACTACCGGATGGCGTTTGGTGAAATCGATGGCTTCGAGCGTGCGCTACTCGAACTGGACGACGATGTCATCCTCGACGTTCTGCACAATGTCTCGCCGGGCAAGCCGCCGCTCCTGCTGCTGGCGCCCATGGGCTGCCTGGGTACCGCCTGGCTGCATCAGGTGCGCGAATTCGCAGCCGACTACTCGATCATCGTGTGCCATTACCCAGGCCACGCGGCGAGCAGCGGCACCGCCGCGCTGTTGTCCGCGGCGGGGACACTGGCAGACGTCGCCCGGTTGATCTGGACGGCGCTTGATCGACTCGGCATCGGCTTGCCCGTTCATCTCGTCGGCTGGTCGATGGGGGGGCTCGTTGCGGAATGCATGACAGCCGTCGATCCGGAGCGGGTAGCGTCGATGACGCTGGTGAATGGGCTCGACGCGCCCGGCAACGGCGGCCTCGACCGCGCGATGCGCGAGTTGGTGCATGAGGTCTCGACGCAGGTCGCGCCCGAGGTATATCGCCATTTTGAGGGCGACCACTTCGCGATCAAGGCTTGTTATGACGCGAGCATCCTCGATGCCTACCTGCGTTGCGCCAGCGCTACCACGGTGAAGAAGGATCTCGCCGCGCCGAGGTTTCCGGTGCTGGTACTCGCGGGGGGGCGCGATCGCGTGATTCCGCCGGAGGCGTCGAGGCGCCTGTGGGAGCGCTTCGACGGCGCCGCGTTCGAGTTGCTGGACGAAGCCGGACACTACTTGCCGATGACGCATGCGGACTGGTTCAACGAGCGGTTGAGGCAGCATCTCGAAGTGACGGTCTGA